One part of the Dermacentor silvarum isolate Dsil-2018 chromosome 6, BIME_Dsil_1.4, whole genome shotgun sequence genome encodes these proteins:
- the LOC119456432 gene encoding disintegrin and metalloproteinase domain-containing protein 10: MRSELLFFIIALYATTADCARRLNRFVRHYEPLIYNHNDVHERHMRIKRSPQDHDTALHLKFYAHNRHFHLRLKRDTSVFSNDLVIEAHDRRPLDVDLSHIYSGHLVGEPTSHVFGALHDGVFEGRIETTKGHYYAERANKYFAEDRPYHSIMYAASDVELPDHENDTTRPGCGITEDVRQWMDRVANSAVPDPAESGGSKPRRAVRSPSEERHHHFSEAPHAKYLRSAGGLHLGTGGTSYLPKRRVCNLFVQTDTFLWDHITSTGRDPVKAREEISSLIAQHVEAASRIYRSTNFNGIRDIKFAVQRIRINDSSACYDERHRRSNAFCAGNLDASNFLNLNSLSNHDDFCLAYVWTFRDFQHGTLGLAWVASVNGASGGICEKYKTYSENINGKSENVKRSLNTGIITFLNHNAKIPLKVSEITFAHEIGHNFGSPHDYPPECVPGGSLGNYIMYASATQGHQPNNQRFSPCSIRNISAVLSAILRGEQKENCFQEDEGPFCGNKIVEGDEECDCGYEEQECMEDCCYPREHQGKGCTRKPRAICSPSQGPCCTNKCDFERKEKLCKLESDCTELSYCDGKQASCPNPVHKRNKTECNNGTQVCWSGECSGSICEKYGMEECSLTDDTNPSPDKMCEVACQEKDKPDSCKSTYEIERMKEIRGIKLRPGSPCNNFHGYCDVFQKCRNVDAEGPLARLKRLLFDKQSLHTVKQWVTLNWWAVLLMMVALIVVMAVFIRCCAVHTPSSNPRKAPALRISDTLRRPGDTFRRKRRVPDPSAMPGGPPPPYPGGPRPSAPPAGPSHGYGHGRGHYNSRGVPVHGVASSSGSSRHHQGSRGAVPPEAVELRPAGKRHL; the protein is encoded by the exons CAAGAAGACTTAATAGGTTTGTACGACACTATGAGCCTTTGATATACAATCACAATGATGTCCATGAACGACACATGCGCATCAAAAGGTCTCCTCAAGACCATGACACAGCACTTCACCTCAAGTTTTACGCACATAACAG ACATTTTCATTTAAGGCTAAAACGTGACACATCAGTATTCAGCAATGACCTTGTGATAGAAGCACACGACAGGAGACCGCTGGACGTAGACCTGTCGCACATTTACTCTGGGCATTTAGTAG GGGAGCCAACGAGTCATGTATTTGGGGCTCTACACGATGGTGTTTTTGAGGGACGCATCGAGACAACAAAGGGCCACTACTACGCAGAGCGGGCCAACAAATACTTTGCCGAAGACCGGCCGTACCACTCCATCATGTATGCTGCCAGTGATGTCGAGCTTCCAGACCACGAGAATGACACTACTCGGCCTGGCTGTGGCATCACCGAGGACGTGCGGCAGTGGATGGACAGAGTTGCCAACAGCGCCGTGCCAGACCCAGCG GAGAGTGGCGGGAGCAAGCCAAGGCGTGCTGTGCGCTCTCCAAGTGAGGAGCGGCACCACCATTTTTCGGAGGCACCGCACGCCAAGTACTTGCGGTCGGCAGGCGGCCTGCATCTGGGCACAGGAGGGACCAGCTATCTGCCCAAAAGGCGCGTCTGCAACCTGTTTGTGCAGACGGACACCTTCCTCTGGGACCACATCACAAGCACGGGCAGGGACCCTGTCAAGGCGCGCGAGGAGATCTCCTCTCTCATAGCCCAGCATGTCGAGGCTGCCAGCCGCATCTATCGAAGCACTAATTTTAATGGCATTCGGGATATCAAGTTCGCCGTGCAGAGGATACGG ATCAATGACAGCTCAGCTTGTTAcgatgaaaggcatcgtcggtcGAATGCGTTCTGTGCGGGCAACCTGGACGCGTCCAACTTCTTGAACCTCAACTCCCTGTCCAACCACGATGACTTCTGCCTGGCCTATGTGTGGACCTTCCGGGATTTCCAGCACGGCACCTTGGGTCTGGCCTGGGTGGCATCGGTTAACG GTGCGTCTGGCGGAATCTGTGAGAAGTACAAGACATACTCTGAGAACATCAATGGAAAGTCGGAGAATGTCAAGCGCAGTCTCAACACAGGCATCATAACATTCCTGAATCACAATGCCAAGATCCCACTCAAGGTGTCGGAGATCACATTTGCCCATGAGATCGGCCACAACTTTGGCTCGCCT CACGACTACCCACCAGAGTGTGTGCCAGGAGGATCCTTGGGCAACTACATCATGTATGCCAGTGCCACCCAAGGCCACCAGCCCAACAACCAGCGTTTCTCACCATGCAGCATACGCAACATCTCCGCTGTGCTGTCAGCAATCTTACGCGGAGAGCAGAAGGAGAACTGCTTCCAGG AGGACGAGGGCCCGTTCTGCGGCAACAAGATTGTGGAAGGGGACGAGGAGTGTGACTGTGGCTATGAGGAGCAGGAGTGCATGGAGGACTGCTGCTACCCTCGTGAACACCAGGGCAAGGGCTGCACCCGAAAGCCCAGAGCCATTTGCAG TCCCAGCCAAGGTCCTTGCTGCACCAACAAGTGTGATTTCGAGAGGAAGGAGAAGCTGTGCAAGCTGGAGTCTGATTGCACGGAGCTGTCATATTGCGA TGGGAAACAGGCAAGCTGTCCCAACCCGGTACACAAGCGCAACAAGACAGAGTGCAACAATGGCACCCAGGTGTGCTGGAGCGGGGAGTGCAGTGGCTCCATCTGCGAGAAGTACGGCATGGAGGAGTGCTCCCTCACGGACGACACCAACCCATCGCCCGACAAGATGTGCGAGGTGGCCTGCCAGGAAAAAG ACAAGCCCGATTCCTGCAAGAGCACGTACGAGATAGAGCGAATGAAGGAGATCCGAGGCATAAAGCTCCGGCCGGGCTCACCGTGCAACAACTTCCATGGTTACTGCGACGTCTTCCAGAAGTGCCGCAACGTGGATGCTGAGGGTCCACTGGCACGGCTCAAGCGACTCCTCTTTGACAAGCAGTCATTGCATACGGTCAAGCAGTGGGTCACG CTTAACTGGTGGGCTGTCCTGCTGATGATGGTGGCCCTGATAGTGGTGATGGCAGTGTTCATCCGCTGCTGCGCCGTGCATACACCCAGCAGCAACCCACGAAAGGCTCCTGCGTTACGCATCAGTGACACCTTGCGGAGGCCCGGTGACACATTCCGCAGAAAG CGACGAGTGCCTGACCCATCTGCAATGCCTGGAGGTCCACCGCCCCCATACCCTGGGGGTCCACGACCAAGCGCACCTCCCGCCGGTCCATCCCACGGCTATGGCCATGGTCGGGGCCACTACAACAGCCGTGGGGTCCCTGTGCATGGTGTAGCATCATCTTCTGGTTCCTCTCGGCACCACCAGGGGTCACGGGGAGCCGTGCCACCTGAGGCAGTTGAGCTGCGGCCAGCTGGCAAGCGGCACCTTTGA